The proteins below are encoded in one region of Clostridium pasteurianum DSM 525 = ATCC 6013:
- a CDS encoding dimethylarginine dimethylaminohydrolase family protein: MNKFFVKNSTGILKKVLLCSPDYMKLQPINVIAEKWIKENNGLNIEKCIKEHKDLIKAYEENGVEVVLMEPEENLTNEVFARDFGACIREGYILGNFKKPIRYGETEAYKKKMKELGVPCVAKVSKGYFEGGDFWFLDDNTLAIGVIARTDETAIGEIRDQIGKFGYNIIPIKCAEENLHLDMCFNIVDEKIAVACKSALPDHFLRILEEKEFELIDIPQEGVFEHHCNLQALGNRRVISLKSNTKVNKKLKDCGIKVIELELEEILKSGGGPHCMTFPLKRI, translated from the coding sequence ATGAATAAATTTTTTGTAAAAAACTCAACTGGTATATTAAAGAAAGTACTACTTTGTTCACCTGATTATATGAAACTTCAGCCTATTAATGTTATAGCTGAGAAGTGGATTAAAGAAAATAATGGTCTAAATATAGAAAAGTGTATTAAAGAACATAAAGATTTAATAAAGGCCTATGAAGAAAATGGTGTTGAAGTAGTTTTAATGGAGCCGGAAGAGAATCTTACAAATGAAGTGTTTGCAAGGGATTTTGGTGCCTGCATAAGAGAAGGATATATTTTAGGAAATTTTAAAAAACCAATTAGATATGGTGAAACAGAAGCATATAAAAAGAAAATGAAAGAATTGGGAGTACCTTGTGTTGCAAAGGTGAGTAAAGGTTATTTTGAAGGTGGAGACTTTTGGTTTTTAGATGATAATACTTTAGCAATAGGTGTTATTGCCAGAACAGATGAAACTGCTATAGGAGAAATAAGAGATCAAATCGGTAAATTTGGATATAATATAATCCCTATAAAATGTGCAGAAGAAAATCTTCATTTAGATATGTGCTTTAATATTGTAGATGAGAAAATAGCAGTAGCATGTAAGTCAGCTCTACCAGATCATTTCCTTCGTATATTAGAAGAAAAAGAGTTTGAATTGATTGATATACCTCAAGAAGGTGTTTTTGAGCATCATTGCAATCTACAGGCATTGGGAAATAGAAGAGTAATATCCCTCAAATCAAATACTAAAGTAAATAAAAAACTAAAGGATTGTGGAATTAAGGTGATAGAACTAGAACTAGAAGAAA
- a CDS encoding ROK family protein yields MEIQRPAVFKLLQMKTAEVFQAAKQGDAVASRILDTSLNYLGICVANMIAIFDPEMVIIGGGVSKGGDIVFNKIKEVVNTICFKAMAESCKIITAALGTDDAGVMGAVALAVIESK; encoded by the coding sequence ATGGAAATACAACGGCCAGCAGTATTCAAGCTATTGCAAATGAAAACTGCTGAAGTGTTTCAAGCAGCTAAACAAGGAGATGCAGTGGCTTCTAGAATTTTAGATACAAGCCTTAACTATTTGGGAATATGTGTTGCCAATATGATAGCGATATTTGATCCTGAGATGGTTATCATAGGAGGAGGAGTTTCAAAGGGCGGAGACATTGTATTTAACAAGATAAAAGAAGTAGTAAATACAATATGTTTTAAAGCCATGGCAGAATCCTGTAAGATTATTACTGCAGCACTTGGAACAGATGATGCAGGAGTAATGGGGGCTGTTGCTTTGGCAGTTATTGAGAGTAAATAA
- a CDS encoding ribonuclease H-like YkuK family protein, with product MYGKTFGNVSVNEMVNCIKGFILSDKNYKYKITVGIDSQNRSLTKVVVVVAVHRIGRGGIFFYEIKYVPKITNVRQKIYYETALIELASKLSKSFEKANIKEDIEIHVDIGTNKNGKTFELISEITGWITGTRYKYQIKPYSYAASCIADRISK from the coding sequence ATGTATGGCAAGACCTTTGGTAATGTTTCTGTTAATGAAATGGTAAATTGCATAAAAGGTTTCATATTAAGCGACAAGAATTATAAATACAAAATCACTGTTGGAATAGATTCTCAGAATAGAAGTTTGACTAAAGTAGTGGTAGTTGTAGCAGTTCATAGAATTGGCAGAGGTGGTATTTTCTTTTATGAAATAAAGTATGTTCCTAAGATAACTAATGTTAGACAAAAGATATATTATGAAACTGCACTTATAGAGCTTGCTTCAAAACTTTCTAAAAGCTTTGAGAAAGCTAATATAAAGGAAGATATAGAAATTCATGTGGATATTGGAACTAATAAAAATGGTAAAACATTTGAATTGATCAGCGAGATTACTGGGTGGATTACAGGAACGAGATATAAATATCAGATTAAGCCCTATTCCTATGCAGCTTCTTGCATAGCCGATAGAATCAGCAAATAA